One stretch of Desulfocurvus vexinensis DSM 17965 DNA includes these proteins:
- the ndk gene encoding nucleoside-diphosphate kinase, whose product MALERTFSIIKPNAVAKNKVGAILAMIEAAGLKIVGTRMIHLTRAQAEGFYAVHRERPFFGSLCDFMCSGPVVVSVLEGENAVARYREIMGATNPANAAEGTIRKLYADDIEANAVHGSDGPDTAAVEIAYFFNALQLVR is encoded by the coding sequence ATGGCTCTGGAACGCACCTTTTCCATCATCAAGCCCAACGCCGTGGCCAAGAACAAGGTCGGCGCCATCCTGGCCATGATCGAGGCCGCCGGCCTGAAGATCGTGGGCACGCGCATGATCCACCTGACCCGCGCCCAGGCCGAAGGCTTCTACGCCGTGCACCGTGAGCGGCCCTTCTTCGGCTCGCTGTGCGACTTCATGTGCTCGGGCCCGGTGGTGGTCTCCGTGCTCGAAGGCGAGAACGCCGTGGCGCGCTACCGCGAGATCATGGGCGCCACCAACCCGGCCAACGCCGCCGAGGGCACCATCCGCAAGCTCTACGCCGACGACATCGAGGCCAACGCCGTGCACGGCTCCGACGGCCCCGACACCGCCGCCGTGGAAATCGCCTACTTCTTCAACGCGCTGCAACTGGTGAGGTAA
- a CDS encoding ABC transporter ATP-binding protein, whose translation MLELSGLTLYFHKGSINEVRALSGVDLTVHEGDFITVIGSNGAGKSTLLSALAGTYAPHGGSVTMRGQDITRWPEHRRARFMGRVFQDPLRGTCASLSIAQNMALALRRGKWRGLSRGVTAADRALFATEVKKIGLGLESRLDDRIGLLSGGQRQALTLLMATMVRPDLLLLDEHTAALDPKTANQTLLLTEHLVTSQNLTTLMVTHNMNQAIKLGNRLIMLHQGEIILDISGEAKAELTVNDLLAQFYKVKGEEFSSDKMLLT comes from the coding sequence ATGCTAGAACTCTCCGGCCTGACGCTGTATTTCCACAAGGGCAGCATCAACGAGGTCCGCGCGCTGTCGGGGGTGGACCTGACCGTCCACGAGGGCGATTTCATCACCGTCATCGGCTCCAACGGCGCGGGCAAGTCCACGCTTTTGAGCGCCCTGGCGGGCACCTACGCGCCCCACGGCGGCAGCGTGACCATGCGCGGGCAGGACATCACCCGCTGGCCCGAGCACAGGCGCGCCCGCTTCATGGGCCGCGTGTTCCAGGACCCCCTGCGCGGCACCTGCGCCAGCCTGTCCATCGCCCAGAACATGGCCCTGGCCCTGCGCCGGGGCAAATGGCGCGGGCTGTCGCGCGGGGTCACCGCCGCCGACCGCGCGCTGTTCGCCACCGAGGTCAAGAAGATCGGCCTGGGCCTGGAGTCGCGCCTGGACGACCGCATCGGCCTGCTTTCCGGCGGCCAGCGCCAGGCCCTGACCCTGCTCATGGCCACCATGGTCCGCCCCGACCTGCTGCTGCTGGACGAGCACACCGCCGCCCTGGACCCCAAGACCGCCAACCAGACCCTGCTGCTCACCGAGCATCTGGTGACCTCGCAGAACCTGACCACCCTCATGGTCACCCACAACATGAACCAGGCCATCAAGCTCGGCAACCGCCTGATCATGCTGCACCAGGGCGAGATCATTCTGGATATTTCCGGCGAGGCCAAGGCCGAGCTCACGGTCAACGACCTGCTGGCCCAGTTCTACAAGGTCAAGGGCGAGGAATTCAGTTCCGACAAGATGCTGCTCACGTAA
- a CDS encoding ABC transporter permease: MSLFALLGALEQGLVYGIMVLGVYLTFRILDFPDLTVDGSLPLGAAVSAVCITSGMHPALSLLAAMGAGFVAGMVTGLLNTKLGILHLLASILTMTALYSINIRIMGGPNVSLLGVDTVLDPLMRAGLPGYYASPLLFAALAGAVVLALIWFLYTELGQAMLATGDNRQMITSQGVDTHKVIIFGVGLSNALVALAGGLIAQNQGAADVNMGVGTIVAGLASVIVGETVFGNRSLPRAVVAAIVGSIIYRVAIALALGLKVGSFTFTPSDLNLITALLVVVALTAPRLKKRLRKC; this comes from the coding sequence ATGAGCCTTTTCGCCCTTCTGGGAGCCCTGGAGCAGGGCCTCGTCTACGGGATCATGGTCCTGGGGGTCTACCTGACCTTCCGGATCCTCGACTTCCCGGACCTGACCGTGGACGGCAGCCTGCCCCTGGGCGCCGCCGTGTCCGCCGTGTGCATCACCAGCGGCATGCACCCCGCCCTGTCGCTGCTGGCGGCCATGGGCGCGGGTTTCGTGGCGGGCATGGTCACCGGGCTGCTCAACACCAAGCTGGGCATCCTGCACCTTCTGGCCTCCATCCTGACCATGACCGCCCTGTATTCCATCAACATCCGCATCATGGGCGGGCCCAACGTCTCGCTGCTGGGCGTGGACACGGTGCTCGACCCGCTCATGCGCGCGGGCCTGCCCGGCTACTACGCCTCGCCGCTGCTCTTCGCCGCCCTGGCCGGGGCCGTGGTCCTGGCGCTGATCTGGTTCCTGTACACCGAGCTGGGCCAGGCCATGCTGGCCACCGGCGACAACCGCCAGATGATCACCAGCCAGGGTGTGGACACGCACAAGGTCATCATCTTCGGGGTCGGCCTGTCCAACGCGCTGGTGGCCCTGGCGGGCGGGCTCATCGCCCAGAACCAGGGCGCGGCGGACGTGAACATGGGCGTGGGCACCATCGTGGCCGGGCTGGCCTCGGTCATCGTGGGCGAGACGGTGTTTGGCAACCGCTCCCTGCCCCGGGCCGTGGTGGCGGCCATCGTCGGCTCCATCATCTACCGCGTGGCCATCGCCCTGGCCCTGGGCCTGAAGGTCGGCTCCTTCACCTTCACCCCCAGCGACCTAAACCTGATCACCGCGCTGCTGGTGGTCGTGGCCCTCACGGCGCCCAGGCTCAAGAAGAGGCTGCGCAAATGCTAG
- a CDS encoding ABC transporter substrate-binding protein yields MKRLSILTVLALAACLTATAAWAKTYTVSVNQFVEHPALDAVLKGLQDSLKEQGFEVKYNVHNAQANMATANQIAQAIAGEKPDMVVAIATPSAQACAQIIKKAPHMAQVPLLFSAVTDPKGAGLVDDLQAPGANISGVSDMTPVDRHLEMIMEIMPGLTDLGVVYNSGEANSKTLVGMLREACQAKGVTLHEASVAKTADAYQATKSLAGRAQAVYVPTDNTVIAALESLVKVCEQNKMPLFAADVDSVPRGAVAALGFDYYLHGKQTGAMAGRIFGGAAVAETPVEFQQGMSLHLNLPAAAAQGANIPEAVRAKADKVVE; encoded by the coding sequence ATGAAACGCCTGTCCATTCTCACCGTGCTGGCGCTCGCGGCCTGCCTGACGGCAACCGCCGCCTGGGCCAAAACCTACACCGTGTCCGTGAACCAGTTCGTGGAGCACCCCGCCCTGGACGCCGTGCTCAAGGGCCTGCAGGACAGCCTCAAGGAGCAGGGCTTCGAGGTCAAATACAACGTCCACAACGCCCAGGCCAACATGGCCACCGCCAACCAGATCGCCCAGGCCATCGCCGGCGAGAAGCCCGACATGGTGGTGGCCATCGCCACGCCCAGCGCCCAGGCCTGCGCCCAGATCATCAAGAAGGCCCCGCACATGGCCCAGGTGCCGCTGCTCTTCTCGGCGGTGACCGACCCCAAGGGCGCCGGGCTGGTGGATGACCTCCAGGCCCCGGGCGCCAACATCTCCGGCGTGTCGGACATGACCCCCGTGGACCGGCACCTGGAAATGATCATGGAGATCATGCCCGGCCTGACCGACCTGGGCGTGGTCTACAACTCCGGCGAGGCCAACTCCAAGACCCTGGTGGGCATGCTGCGCGAGGCCTGCCAGGCCAAGGGCGTGACCCTGCACGAGGCCTCCGTGGCCAAGACCGCCGACGCCTACCAGGCCACCAAGAGCCTGGCCGGGCGCGCCCAGGCCGTCTACGTGCCGACCGACAACACCGTCATCGCGGCCCTGGAATCCCTGGTCAAGGTCTGCGAGCAGAACAAGATGCCCCTGTTCGCCGCCGATGTGGACTCCGTGCCCCGCGGCGCCGTGGCGGCCCTGGGCTTCGACTACTACCTGCACGGCAAGCAGACCGGCGCCATGGCCGGGCGCATCTTCGGCGGCGCCGCCGTGGCCGAAACGCCCGTGGAGTTCCAGCAGGGCATGAGCCTGCACCTGAACCTGCCCGCCGCCGCCGCCCAGGGCGCGAACATCCCCGAGGCCGTGCGCGCCAAGGCGGACAAGGTCGTGGAATAA
- a CDS encoding divergent polysaccharide deacetylase family protein, producing the protein MSDDTSDTRPEGARPGAPGEAPGGAAPAAAPGAPGSRSAARAALRRVPAWAWAAGGLAVAVLVGMLAAAALRPAPPADPAPLPDPQAAAPALPAPGAGAEAPALPPAAQPGADAPALPYEEPQDPGLERTIRQIDFALLETLLFTGYDPHAMTIRETRLETRGEDRYHFQVVDIELENGPERFVDILARSLAKWAPEAALASGGQGSYTVAVAGVPTHVLEFATPAPAPGPAEPRPARRGGLLAIVIDDMGQDLRYARELAALPFPVTFSVLPGTPHNREVAALAARSGRELLLHLPMEPKGWPGINPGPGALFTFMVPDEMRRVLAADLAEIPGAVGVNNHMGSRFTSDADGMAVVLDELRARGLFFLDSLTAQGSTAVRLAREMGLPVYRRSVFLDNVRDVGAITRQMEKAARSAAATGQAVAIGHPYPETLEALKQWARREGRTETIVHLKELKPLN; encoded by the coding sequence ATGAGCGACGACACCAGCGACACCCGCCCCGAGGGCGCCCGGCCGGGCGCCCCCGGCGAGGCGCCCGGCGGCGCGGCCCCCGCAGCCGCCCCCGGCGCCCCCGGCAGCAGGAGCGCGGCCAGGGCCGCCCTGCGCCGCGTTCCGGCCTGGGCCTGGGCCGCCGGAGGGCTGGCCGTGGCCGTGCTCGTGGGCATGCTGGCCGCTGCCGCCCTGCGCCCGGCGCCGCCAGCGGACCCGGCGCCCCTCCCGGACCCGCAGGCCGCCGCCCCCGCCCTGCCCGCGCCCGGGGCCGGGGCCGAGGCTCCCGCACTGCCCCCCGCCGCCCAGCCCGGGGCCGACGCCCCCGCCCTGCCCTACGAGGAGCCCCAGGACCCGGGCCTGGAGCGGACCATCCGCCAGATCGACTTTGCCCTGCTGGAGACCCTGCTCTTCACCGGCTACGACCCGCACGCCATGACCATCCGCGAGACGCGCCTGGAGACCCGGGGCGAGGACCGCTACCACTTCCAGGTGGTGGACATCGAACTGGAAAACGGCCCGGAGCGCTTCGTGGACATCCTGGCCCGCTCGCTGGCCAAGTGGGCTCCCGAGGCGGCCCTGGCCTCCGGCGGGCAGGGCAGCTACACCGTCGCCGTGGCCGGGGTGCCGACCCATGTGCTGGAGTTCGCCACCCCCGCGCCCGCGCCGGGCCCGGCCGAGCCCCGGCCCGCGCGCCGGGGCGGGCTGCTGGCCATCGTCATCGACGACATGGGCCAGGACCTGCGCTACGCCCGCGAGCTGGCGGCCCTGCCCTTCCCGGTGACCTTCTCGGTGCTGCCCGGCACGCCGCACAACCGCGAGGTGGCGGCCCTGGCCGCGCGCTCCGGGCGCGAGCTGCTGCTGCACCTGCCCATGGAGCCCAAGGGCTGGCCGGGCATCAACCCCGGCCCGGGCGCGCTGTTCACCTTCATGGTGCCCGACGAGATGCGCCGCGTGCTGGCCGCCGACCTGGCCGAGATTCCCGGGGCCGTGGGCGTGAACAACCACATGGGCTCGCGCTTTACCAGTGACGCCGACGGCATGGCCGTGGTACTCGACGAACTCAGGGCCCGGGGGCTGTTCTTCCTGGACAGCCTGACCGCCCAGGGCAGCACCGCCGTGCGCCTGGCCCGCGAGATGGGCCTGCCGGTCTACCGGCGCAGCGTCTTTTTGGACAACGTGCGCGACGTGGGGGCCATCACCCGCCAGATGGAAAAGGCCGCCCGCTCCGCCGCCGCCACCGGGCAGGCCGTGGCCATCGGCCACCCCTATCCGGAAACCCTGGAAGCCCTGAAGCAATGGGCCCGGCGCGAAGGCCGCACGGAGACCATCGTGCACCTCAAGGAACTCAAACCGCTCAACTGA
- a CDS encoding S41 family peptidase, whose translation MRFAAWLGTFLLLALLTLATPPSMATQDDPYAALGRFSDVLDLVEKNYVHEVTRDELVNGAIKGMLEQLDPHSTYMEPEEFQEMQIRTTGEFGGIGIEITLRDGRLTVIAPIEDTPAFEAGLKSGDIILEIDGQSTQGISLLEAVNKIRGPKGSTVSLTLIHQGETKPYTVSIKRATIPIRGAKSNELEPGYLYLRLMSFNENTTKEMRDAISDYTKKNELKGIVLDMRGNPGGLLNQAVAVADTFLSGGNIVYIKGRDEASRENFDARPSAADVAAPMVVLINAGSASASEIVAGALQDRKRALILGERSFGKATVQTIIPLSDGSGIKLTKALYYTPGGRSIQAEGIVPDIVVPFEEPGEAQGNGPVMREKDMRGHIEVGGTDKPRHGQAELTDEVRLRLERDNQLRMALQFVKKLPDMGLIGAGK comes from the coding sequence ATGCGTTTCGCCGCCTGGCTTGGCACCTTCCTGCTCCTTGCCCTGCTGACCCTCGCCACGCCGCCCTCCATGGCGACGCAGGACGACCCCTACGCCGCCCTGGGCCGCTTCAGCGACGTTCTCGACCTGGTGGAAAAGAACTACGTCCACGAGGTCACGCGCGACGAACTGGTCAACGGCGCCATCAAGGGCATGCTCGAGCAGCTCGACCCGCACTCCACCTACATGGAGCCCGAGGAATTCCAGGAGATGCAGATCCGCACCACCGGCGAGTTCGGTGGCATCGGCATCGAAATCACCCTGCGCGACGGCCGCCTGACCGTCATCGCGCCCATCGAGGACACCCCGGCCTTCGAGGCCGGGCTCAAGTCCGGCGACATCATCCTGGAAATCGACGGCCAGAGCACCCAGGGCATCTCCCTGCTCGAAGCCGTGAACAAGATCCGCGGGCCCAAGGGCTCCACCGTCTCCCTGACCCTGATTCACCAGGGCGAGACCAAGCCCTACACCGTGTCCATCAAGCGCGCCACCATCCCCATCCGCGGCGCCAAGAGCAACGAACTCGAGCCCGGCTACCTCTACCTGCGCCTGATGAGCTTCAACGAGAACACCACCAAGGAGATGCGCGATGCCATCTCCGACTACACCAAGAAGAACGAGCTCAAGGGCATCGTCCTCGACATGCGCGGCAACCCCGGCGGCCTGCTCAACCAGGCCGTGGCCGTGGCCGACACCTTCCTGTCGGGCGGCAACATCGTCTACATCAAGGGCCGCGACGAGGCCTCGCGCGAGAACTTCGACGCCCGGCCCTCGGCGGCGGACGTGGCCGCGCCCATGGTCGTGCTCATCAACGCGGGCTCGGCCTCGGCCTCGGAAATCGTGGCTGGCGCCCTGCAGGACCGCAAGCGCGCCCTCATCCTGGGCGAGCGCAGCTTCGGCAAGGCCACGGTGCAGACCATCATCCCCCTGTCCGACGGCTCGGGCATCAAGCTGACCAAGGCCCTGTACTACACCCCCGGCGGGCGCTCCATCCAGGCCGAGGGCATCGTGCCCGACATCGTCGTGCCCTTCGAGGAGCCCGGCGAAGCCCAGGGCAACGGCCCCGTGATGCGCGAAAAGGACATGCGCGGGCACATCGAGGTCGGCGGGACCGACAAGCCCAGGCATGGCCAGGCCGAGCTCACCGACGAGGTGCGCCTGCGCCTGGAGCGCGACAACCAGCTGCGCATGGCCCTGCAGTTCGTGAAGAAGCTGCCCGACATGGGCCTCATCGGCGCGGGCAAGTAG
- a CDS encoding murein hydrolase activator EnvC family protein — protein sequence MPTRALLPTLALALTALLLAAPRPAPAGSVEQSLRANEQLARQGKESLTRLTAQERGLHGDLARIEDDLDALRASLGKHEAELKTLDKRIAQARAGHDALAREQQAASRDLGRLARALWPLRVADLHARSAARGWDEADRRFTWGSALYADARRTAKDMAARSERMAQSIAEQQRLRAQAETALAAVNADKDAMLGKRLDFVRRIREVRAERLNQEQALEQLLAAIEDLEYRMQATGAGKFEDLKGKMPWPVEGQRLSAKAMAESGARGQGGGTGFATADGAAVRAVFPGRVVLSDLLRGYGHVVIVSHGDNWYTLYAFLREDAAEQGREVAAGAVLGHTGYYPAAKGPGLYFELRSGQKAINPVQWLAQRP from the coding sequence ATGCCCACGCGCGCCCTCCTGCCGACCCTGGCCCTGGCCCTGACCGCCCTGCTGCTGGCCGCCCCGCGCCCCGCCCCGGCGGGCAGCGTGGAGCAGTCGCTGCGGGCCAACGAGCAGCTCGCGCGCCAGGGCAAGGAAAGCCTGACCCGCCTGACGGCCCAGGAGCGCGGGCTGCACGGCGACTTGGCCCGCATCGAGGACGACCTGGACGCCCTGCGCGCCAGCCTGGGCAAGCACGAGGCCGAACTCAAGACCCTGGACAAGCGCATCGCCCAGGCCCGCGCCGGGCACGACGCCCTGGCCCGCGAGCAGCAGGCCGCCTCGCGCGACCTGGGGCGGCTGGCCCGGGCCCTGTGGCCGCTGCGCGTGGCCGACCTGCACGCCCGCTCCGCCGCCCGCGGCTGGGACGAAGCCGACCGCCGCTTCACCTGGGGCTCGGCCCTGTACGCCGACGCCCGGCGCACCGCCAAGGACATGGCCGCGCGCAGCGAGCGCATGGCCCAGAGCATCGCCGAGCAGCAGCGCCTGCGCGCCCAGGCCGAAACGGCCCTGGCCGCCGTGAACGCCGACAAGGACGCCATGCTCGGCAAGCGCCTGGACTTCGTGCGCCGCATCCGCGAGGTGCGCGCCGAACGCCTGAACCAGGAACAGGCCCTGGAACAGCTCCTGGCGGCCATCGAGGACCTGGAATACCGCATGCAAGCCACCGGGGCGGGCAAGTTCGAGGATCTCAAGGGCAAGATGCCCTGGCCTGTGGAGGGCCAGCGCCTGTCGGCCAAGGCCATGGCCGAGTCCGGCGCGCGCGGCCAGGGGGGCGGGACGGGCTTCGCCACAGCCGACGGGGCGGCGGTGCGCGCCGTGTTCCCGGGCCGGGTGGTGCTGAGCGACCTGCTGCGCGGCTACGGGCACGTGGTCATCGTGTCCCACGGCGACAACTGGTACACCCTCTACGCCTTCCTGCGCGAGGACGCCGCCGAACAGGGCCGCGAGGTGGCCGCCGGAGCGGTGCTCGGCCACACGGGCTACTACCCGGCGGCCAAGGGCCCCGGGCTGTATTTTGAGTTGCGATCCGGCCAAAAAGCAATTAACCCTGTTCAGTGGCTCGCGCAACGGCCCTAG
- a CDS encoding endonuclease III domain-containing protein — MKRPQLLLAMHDAMLDALGPSGWWPGDTPFEVAVGAVLTQNTNWKNVEKAMANLRAAGALEARAMDALPAGRLAELVRPSGSFNVKAARLKNLLALLRDEAGYDIAALSGRGLDALRPLLLSVRGVGPETADSILLYALGEPTFVVDAYTRRILARHALIPEDAHYDEVREFFMDALPGDAALFNEYHALLVRVAKDFCRKAAPLCAGCPLEPFLDR; from the coding sequence ATGAAACGCCCGCAACTGCTCCTGGCCATGCACGACGCCATGCTCGACGCCCTGGGCCCCAGCGGCTGGTGGCCCGGCGACACGCCCTTCGAGGTCGCAGTCGGCGCCGTGCTGACCCAGAACACCAACTGGAAGAACGTCGAGAAGGCCATGGCCAACCTGCGGGCGGCGGGGGCGCTGGAGGCCCGGGCCATGGACGCCCTGCCCGCCGGGCGGCTGGCCGAGCTGGTGCGGCCCTCGGGCTCCTTCAACGTCAAGGCCGCGCGGCTCAAGAACCTGCTGGCCCTGCTGCGCGACGAGGCCGGCTACGACATCGCCGCCCTGTCCGGGCGCGGGCTGGACGCGCTGCGTCCGCTGCTGCTCTCGGTGCGCGGCGTGGGCCCGGAAACGGCGGACAGCATCCTGCTCTACGCCCTGGGCGAGCCGACTTTCGTCGTGGATGCCTATACCAGACGCATTCTCGCCCGTCACGCCCTTATTCCCGAGGACGCCCACTACGACGAGGTGCGCGAATTCTTCATGGACGCCCTGCCCGGCGACGCGGCGCTGTTCAACGAGTACCACGCGCTCCTGGTGCGCGTGGCCAAGGACTTCTGCCGCAAGGCCGCGCCCCTGTGCGCGGGCTGCCCGCTGGAACCCTTCCTGGACCGCTGA
- a CDS encoding STT3 domain-containing protein: protein MQPLPSLRSLLAPVPAPAALRQCLGPRFWLAAALAWAASVGLRLMELGTFLDESFLSGGERMLATHDGYAFLAGAQLTSRDLGEPLARALALLHAATGIALGDLGFWLPPLAAGLAALPLCLAAARAGRPEAGAVAGLVAASCFGFFIRSRIGFLDTDMLSLFFACAMAAGLYVWLVPQCRPGWLPGGAAGPREGGGLPLHLALAGGVLLGLLALCSARFYVSGRPLLLAMIWGMGALGLLLARPGQRTGLLLGLAALLGIMEHGWPALAAGLALAALAWKRPQDVRAHHLGAVAGCVALAALGATSLLPRAQGAYNLLLVYLDPTGAEVGAAHVRQGLALPSVISTVRETASVGWANMQLLVGGAAWLFWAGLAGYVLAVVLRPLLLAFAPLLGLGLASLWLGTRFAMYGGAAIGLGLGLLVADLAAAASRREVLRLGAQGVLLAACLLALGLPARGLPPQRVLSPVFADTLRELDTLAAPDAVLWQWWDYGYAAQYYARRETFGDGGRHSGGWIYPLALAHASTSPAQAAGIIAYTGADMAQQIRLQKASGKLPRAGALVEFFSVDPVRGLAEMGGEAAMAFVERLAVERPALPVAPPEQYLVLAWENMAYLGVISTLGNRSLATGAAWGGKSSPLPGAALDLAGGALRAATGRTAQLAGLTLVEQDGSVRTRDWLRPGAPFAVVNRATGEAFIMEARVYNSMMVRMLLDDPREFEPHFTLVVDNGPWCRAYRVN from the coding sequence ATGCAGCCATTGCCGTCGTTGCGTTCCCTGCTCGCCCCTGTTCCCGCTCCCGCCGCCCTGCGCCAGTGCCTGGGGCCGCGCTTCTGGCTTGCGGCGGCCCTGGCCTGGGCCGCCAGCGTGGGCCTGCGGCTCATGGAACTCGGCACCTTCCTGGACGAGTCCTTCCTTTCCGGCGGCGAGCGAATGCTGGCCACCCACGACGGCTACGCCTTCCTGGCCGGGGCCCAGCTGACCAGCCGCGACCTGGGCGAACCCCTGGCCCGGGCCCTGGCCCTGCTGCACGCGGCCACGGGCATCGCCCTGGGCGACCTGGGCTTTTGGCTGCCGCCCCTGGCCGCAGGGCTGGCGGCGCTGCCCCTGTGCCTGGCTGCCGCCCGGGCGGGCCGCCCCGAGGCCGGGGCCGTGGCCGGGCTGGTGGCCGCCTCGTGCTTCGGTTTCTTCATCCGTTCGCGCATCGGCTTTCTGGACACGGACATGCTCAGCCTGTTCTTCGCCTGCGCCATGGCGGCGGGGCTGTACGTCTGGCTGGTGCCCCAGTGCCGCCCGGGCTGGCTGCCCGGGGGCGCCGCCGGGCCCCGCGAGGGCGGGGGGCTGCCCCTGCACTTGGCCCTGGCCGGGGGCGTGCTGCTGGGGCTGCTGGCCCTGTGCTCCGCGCGTTTCTATGTGTCCGGCCGCCCGCTGCTGCTGGCGATGATCTGGGGCATGGGCGCCCTGGGGCTGCTGCTGGCCCGGCCCGGGCAGCGCACGGGGCTGCTGCTGGGGCTGGCCGCCCTGTTGGGGATCATGGAGCACGGCTGGCCCGCCCTGGCTGCGGGGCTGGCCCTGGCCGCCCTGGCCTGGAAGCGCCCGCAGGATGTGCGGGCGCACCACCTGGGCGCCGTGGCCGGATGCGTGGCCCTGGCCGCCCTCGGCGCCACGAGCCTGCTGCCCCGGGCCCAGGGCGCCTACAACCTGCTGCTGGTCTACCTCGACCCCACGGGCGCGGAGGTGGGCGCGGCCCACGTCCGCCAGGGGCTGGCCCTGCCGTCGGTCATCTCCACCGTGCGCGAGACCGCCAGCGTGGGCTGGGCCAACATGCAACTGCTGGTGGGCGGGGCGGCGTGGCTGTTCTGGGCTGGGCTGGCCGGGTACGTCCTGGCCGTGGTGCTCAGGCCGCTGCTGTTGGCCTTCGCCCCGCTGCTGGGGCTGGGGCTGGCCAGCCTGTGGCTGGGCACGCGCTTCGCCATGTACGGCGGGGCGGCCATCGGCCTGGGCCTGGGGCTGCTGGTGGCCGACCTGGCGGCTGCGGCCTCGCGGCGCGAGGTGCTGCGCCTGGGCGCCCAGGGCGTGCTGCTGGCGGCCTGCCTGCTGGCCCTGGGCCTGCCCGCGCGCGGGCTGCCGCCCCAGCGCGTGCTGTCGCCTGTCTTCGCCGACACCCTGCGCGAGCTGGACACCCTGGCCGCGCCGGACGCCGTGCTCTGGCAATGGTGGGACTACGGCTACGCCGCGCAGTACTACGCCCGGCGCGAGACCTTCGGCGACGGCGGGCGGCACTCCGGGGGCTGGATCTACCCCCTGGCCCTGGCCCACGCCAGCACCTCCCCGGCCCAGGCGGCGGGCATCATCGCCTACACCGGGGCGGACATGGCCCAGCAGATCCGGCTCCAGAAGGCCTCGGGCAAGCTGCCCCGGGCCGGGGCGCTGGTGGAATTCTTCAGCGTGGACCCCGTGCGCGGGCTGGCGGAGATGGGCGGCGAGGCGGCCATGGCCTTCGTGGAGCGCCTGGCCGTGGAGCGGCCCGCGCTGCCCGTGGCGCCGCCCGAGCAGTACCTGGTGCTGGCCTGGGAGAACATGGCCTACCTGGGCGTGATCAGCACCCTGGGCAACCGCAGCCTGGCCACGGGGGCCGCGTGGGGCGGCAAGTCCTCGCCGCTGCCCGGGGCGGCGCTGGACCTGGCCGGAGGCGCCCTGCGCGCGGCCACGGGGCGCACGGCCCAGCTGGCCGGGCTGACCCTGGTGGAGCAGGACGGCAGCGTGCGCACGCGCGACTGGCTGCGCCCCGGGGCGCCCTTCGCCGTGGTCAACCGGGCCACGGGCGAGGCCTTCATCATGGAGGCCCGGGTCTACAATTCCATGATGGTGCGCATGCTGCTGGACGACCCCCGGGAGTTCGAGCCGCATTTCACCCTGGTGGTGGACAATGGCCCCTGGTGCCGGGCCTACCGCGTGAACTGA
- the bioD gene encoding dethiobiotin synthase: protein MSAPLPPRLFVTGTDTGVGKTVVSAVLLAGRGGHYWKPVQSGADEDSDSQTVARLSGRGPGCLLPEAYRLAAPLSPHRAALLEGVRIDPARLALPEVPGGGPLVVEGAGGVLVPLAPGLLMADLMATLGLPVLVVARSGLGTINHTLLTVGELRRRALDVAGVVLCGPRDAANREAIESYGQVRVVAELEPLPELCPAALRAAWARCFPG, encoded by the coding sequence ATGAGCGCCCCCCTGCCCCCGCGCCTTTTCGTCACCGGCACGGACACAGGCGTGGGCAAGACCGTGGTCAGCGCCGTGCTGCTGGCCGGGCGCGGCGGGCACTACTGGAAGCCCGTGCAGAGCGGCGCGGATGAGGACTCCGACAGCCAGACCGTGGCCCGGCTGTCCGGGCGCGGGCCGGGCTGCCTGCTGCCCGAGGCCTACCGCCTGGCGGCGCCGCTCTCGCCGCACCGGGCCGCGCTGCTCGAAGGCGTGCGCATCGACCCCGCGCGGCTGGCCCTGCCCGAGGTGCCCGGCGGCGGGCCGCTGGTGGTGGAGGGCGCCGGGGGCGTGCTGGTGCCCCTGGCCCCGGGGCTGCTCATGGCCGACCTCATGGCCACCCTGGGCCTGCCGGTGCTGGTGGTGGCCAGAAGCGGCCTGGGGACCATCAACCACACCCTGCTCACCGTGGGCGAACTGCGCAGGCGCGCCCTGGACGTGGCCGGGGTGGTGCTGTGCGGCCCGCGCGACGCCGCCAACCGCGAGGCCATCGAGAGCTACGGGCAGGTGCGCGTCGTGGCCGAGCTGGAGCCGCTGCCCGAGCTCTGCCCCGCCGCCCTGCGCGCGGCCTGGGCGCGCTGCTTCCCGGGCTAG